One region of Petrotoga sp. 9PW.55.5.1 genomic DNA includes:
- a CDS encoding helix-turn-helix transcriptional regulator, protein MEKLYNYKKEKEKILKGNPEIKKIYDDLELKYKLIESVIEYRAENHITQKELAENIGVQQQVISRFERGLVNPRIDFVQKILNATGKDIEFLDKR, encoded by the coding sequence GTGGAAAAACTGTATAATTATAAAAAGGAAAAGGAAAAAATATTAAAAGGAAACCCAGAAATCAAAAAAATATATGATGATTTAGAATTAAAATACAAATTAATAGAAAGTGTAATAGAATATAGGGCTGAAAATCATATTACACAGAAAGAATTGGCAGAAAATATAGGGGTACAACAACAAGTAATATCAAGATTTGAAAGGGGTTTGGTAAACCCTAGAATTGATTTTGTTCAAAAGATATTAAATGCTACAGGAAAAGATATTGAATTTTTAGATAAAAGATAG